GCTTCTATCAATGGCTCTTATTCTGTCATCTGATGTTTCAAAAAGTGATTCGTTAGATGATATTAAAACTTCTCTAATATGAGAATCCCTTATGAATCTGTAACCATCTTCCTCGCTGATGGCCCTGGCAAGGTCAGTGATTTTAATAAAACCATCAATATCAAGTAAAATTCCGAATTCATCAGGCCTTTTGCCCAGAACATAAAAAAGGAACTTTTCAATCTGTTTAACATTTTTGGAATGATTCATTGTCTTGCCTTGACCCTTGATTGCCTAACTTGTATTGTCTTGGCCTGTATTATCTTGTCACTTACTATCAAGCAGAATAAAAGACTTTCTGTCAATGATTCTATGAAAGGTTACATTGATGAAAACAGATGTTTCAAGAATATTATTTGATAAAGCCAGAAATCTGATTCCTGGTGGTGTAAACAGTCCTGTCAGGGCATGCAGATCAGTGGGCGCAGACCCTCTTTTCATATCAAAAGCTTCGGGCTCCAGAATTTTCGATGCTGATGGCAATTCATATATAGATTATGTCGGTTCATGGGGCCCCATGATTCTTGGTCATAATCATCCTGAAGTTGTTGATGCCATCCGAAATGCTCTTGAAAATGGAACCAGCTTTGGTGCTCCGTGTGAGTTTGAAGTGGAACTTGCATCCCTTGTTTCAGAAATTGTGCCTTCCCTTGAAATGGTGAGGATGGTTAATTCAGGGACCGAGGCAACAATGAGCGCCATCAGGCTTGCAAGGGCCTATACCGGAAGGGAGAGGGTTATCAAGTTTGATGGATGCTATCACGGTCACGCAGATTCTTTTCTTGTTGAGGCTGGATCTGGGGTTGCCACATTGAATATCTCTGGAACTCCGGGCGTGCCTAAATGTCTTTCAGAGTTGACCATGTCTGTTTCCTATAATGATTCTGAATCGATCCAGAAACTAATGGAAACTGTTGGCAAAGAAGTAGCCTGCATAATAGTTGAGCCTGTGGCCGGCAATATGGGGCTGGTCAAGCCTTTGCCCGGATTTCTTGAATTCCTCAGAAAAATAACAGAGGAATATGGGGCGCTTCTAATTTTTGACGAGGTTATGACTGGATTTAGAGTGGCTCTTGGCGGCGCTCAGCAGCGTTATAACATAAAACCTGATTTAAGCTGTTTCGGTAAAATAATTGGAGGCGGCCTTCCAGTTGGTGCTTATGGTGGCAGACGCGACATAATGGGGATGATTGCGCCTGTTGGTTCTGTTTATCAGGCAGGAACCCTTTCCGGGAATCCTCTCGCCATGGCTGCTGGTGTAGCTACATTAAAACAGATCAAATCACCCGGATTTTATGAAAAACTTGAGAAGACCACATCTTCTCTTGTTGATGGTCTCAAGGCAGTTGCAAAGGACGCTGGAATTCCGGTTTTTGCTGATTATGTCGGATCAATGTTCGGGATGTTCTTCACCGAAGGACCTGTAAACAGTTTTGCTGATGCCAAAAAATCAGATACAGATTTGTTTTCAAGATTTTACCGTGAAATGAGGGATAGCGGCATTTATTTAGCTCCTTCTCAATTTGAGGCAGGTTTTGTGTCTTCTGCTCATACAGAGGAAGATATTAAGCTAACTGTTGAAACGGCAAAAAAAGTGCTTGCCAGAATAATATAAGAAAAGGCAACGAGGGAAATATGCTTGACCCCGTAAAAAACCAGATACCATCTGACAGCAAGACAATTCATTTTACAGCAGTGTGCGGCACAGCCATGGGCGCTCTGGCTGGAATGCTCAAGGATATGGGATATTCTATAACCGGATCTGATCAGGATGTATATCCTCCAATGAGCGTGTTTCTGGAACAGAAGGGTATAAGAGTAAGTTCTCCGTTTGATGAAAAAAATCTTGATCATGAGCCTGATCTGGTTGTTGTTGGCAATGCTATAAGCAGAACAAATCCTGAAGCTAAGGCCGTACTTGAAAAAAAGCTAAATTACTGTTCCATGCCCCAGGCAGTAAATGCACTCGCTTCTAAAAATAAAAAACAGCTTGTTATAGCCGGAACCCATGGCAAAACCACGACATCTTCGCTCCTTGCCTGGGTTCTTATGCAGGCTGGCCTTGATCCTTCCTATATAATAGGAGGAATCATGAAGGGGATCGAGAGTAATTACCGTATTGGAGACGGTGAGTTTATCGTTATTGAAGGCGATGAATATGACACGGCTTTTTTTGATAAAGGCCCCAAATTTCTTCATTACAAGCCTTACAGAGCAATTCTTACAGGCGTTGAGTTCGATCATGCTGATATTTACAGGGATCTCGATCATGTAAAAACATCATTCAGGGCTTTTGCCGGTATAATGCCTGAAAATTCAATTTTTTATTCCGGCGATATGTATCCTGAAACAGAAGATGTGCTTGCCACGGTTTCCTGCAATCTTTCAAATTATGGTTTTTCTGAAAACTCTGCTTGGCAGGCGAGAGATATCATTATTAATCCGCCTTTCACAGATTTCAGTGCATTCAGGGATGGTAAACTGTACTCAAGATTCAGTCTGAATATGATGGGATATCATAATGTCTATAATGCGCTTTCTGTTATAGCCGTTGCAGAAAGTCTTGGTATTGACGCTGATTCAATATCAGGTGGACTAAAAACGTTCCCTGGAGTCAAGAGAAGGCAGGAAATCAGAGGTGTAAAAAACGGAATTACAGTTATGGATGATTTTGCCCATCATCCTTCTGCTGTGAAGGAAACACTCAGGGCTGTACAACCCTTCTTCATCCCAGGTCGTGTAATAGCGGTATTTGAACCAAGAACCAATACAAGCATGAGAAAAGTCTTTCAGGATATTTATCCTGATGTTTTCGGAGATGCGGATGCTGTCTTGATCAGAAAGCCCTCAAAGCTTGAAAAGGTTCCTGAAGCAGAAAGATTTTCTTCGGAAAAAATGGTTGCTGATCTGATTGAAAGGGGTAAAAACGCCCATCATTTTGATGACACAGACTCAATACTTGGTTTTCTAAAAGATTATGCTGTTTCAGGAGATTTGATCATTGTCATGTCAAACGGCGGATTTGACAACATTCATGAAAGGCTTCTGGAATTACTCTGATTTAAAAAGGCTCTATTCCTGTTAACTATTTAATATTTTTAATAAAAAAGTTGCTTTGTATGGTTAAATTGCCGTCAAAAAAGGCCGATTAGTAGGGTGCTCAAGCTCTAAGGCTTGCGCACCAGATGCGTGTGCCTTCGGCGAGTCGCTTTTTAGAAAAAGCTCCGCAAAAACTTTTAGGTAATAAGACGGAGCATATCCAAATTTAGGGCATTTGCGGCTAATCATAATAAAAGCATAAAGTTTTTGAGGGGACTTAAGGGACTTTTTACAAAAAATTCCCCAAGATCCGGAATTACAAAAAGGTTTAGTATTTCGCTATCTAAAAAGGGCTTGGATTTACCAAGCCCTTTTATGAACTTAAAAGATGTCTTTTAGAAAACTATTTGCGATGAATAATTAGGTTTTCTTGCTTATCTTACCAGCGCATTTTGAAATCAAAAATAACAGACTGATCAGTAATGTCTTTCATCTCAAAGGACTGTTTATAGCCAATGGATGCTCTTATTTTATCAGTGGCGCTGAATGAAAATACTCCAAGCATTACTGTCTGGTTTTCATAATCAGATATTGCATCGCCCACGACCTGATGTATTCTGAAAACTTCTCCTCTGAACGAAAGCTTGTTTGGCATGATGGAATAGAAAACGCCCAGAGAAGGGGTTATGGAATGTTCCGGATCAAGATCGTTGAAAGAGTCTGATACCCATCTGAGTTCTTTTGGAACAAGGTCAGAGGGGATATCTCTTTTGATGACCTGATAACCGAGACCGGCATTAAGGCTGAGTTGATCATTCAAAGCATAAGCGTATTTTGCGTTTGTTCCCATACCGTAATCGAGAAATCCGCCTCCATCAGGGAAAACTGATGATTCCATATAAGTCAGGCCAAGATTGACATGAAAAGTCACTTCTGTGAGGGACTGGCTCATATACCAGCGTTTTTTGAAATGAGGGATAAAGGAAACATTCTGATATGTAGAATCCACCTGATCATCTACATCAAGCTGGCGGAAAGGTATTGTTATGCCGACCGACTTGTCGTTATCAGTACCGAATTTGTTGTCATAGGTAAGTAGTCCGCTTCCGCCTGTTGCGTCTGATTTGTCTATTTCCATAAAATCATACTGGCCTTTGAGCACAATATCCCTGTTGGATACCGGAATAAATGAAATTCCGAAATTTTCAGGAGATCCGAGGGTGGCGCTGAACAGCTGCTGGGTTGCCATTTGGCCGTTGGTCATGCCGCTTATTGCTGCGTCTGGAGCGTTACCGAATATAGCCTTCATGAGTGCATCTTTATTTTGCATAGACCATGCAATTAGAGCTGGTTGGGTTCCATTAAAATTCAGATTAACTCCGTTGCCTTTAACACCGAGATTGATTGTGTCTGTTCCACCAAAGTCGTTAACAACCCCGTTGTTATTTGTAATTACAAATTGAACACCCGAATTGTAAAGCGTTGCTTGCTGTGTTACTCCAGGAGTAATTGTGTTTCCTGAAGACAGGTCTCTGAAAATGTTTTCCCATTCATTCGCTGCATAGGCAGCTGGGCTGATAAAAAAAAGCGCAGAGAGAACCATTGGAATAAGTTTGAAATAGCGTCTTTTGATCATAATTATCCCCTTTGTCTGATGTAAAGTTATGGATTGTTAAAAGGCTTATAAATTAAATCAATGGACGGGACAACTTTTTTATTCCGCAATGCACTCAAGTCGAGATCTGTATCTGAATATAAAAGTTTGCTTGGACGACGTTGTGCGTCCTTTGGGGTAGAAGAGCTTTGACGAAGCCAATTTTTTGTAATCAGTTGGATTCAGCTTGAGAGCTATTCGGTTATTTTTGTTGGGCCGCTTCAGCGGCGGTCTATAACCCATTTTTTGATCATCTCGTATAACTTTTCACGCTTTACAGGCTTTATCAGATAATCATTTGCACCTGCATCATAGCAGGCAGTTTCATCTTCTTTCATAATGCTTGCCGTGAGCATTATAATGGGAACCAGTTTAACTGTTAGCCCATTGCCCATTGAAGATATGGTCTTTTCCCAAAATCTTATTGATTTGACTGACTCAATGCCATTCATAACAGGCATCTTGAAATCCATTAGGATTATGTCAAATTCAGAAGGATTGGATGTATAGATTTCAAAAAGTGTTTTGCCGTCGCCTGCGCTAATGACGTGATAACCAGCTTTTTGGAGAACTGTGGAGGTGAGTCTCCTGTTGACTGGATTATCTTCTCCCAAAAGTACTGTTATGTTTCTTTTTATATCTTCTGAGATTGAATGTCTCGTTAAAATTTTATTTTTTGCAATTATTTTGGTTGATTCATCATCTCCATTACTCTGACTGATCAGCTTGCTGAGCATCTGGAGGAGATTTGTCTTTTTCACAGGCTTTGTCAAAAAACCGTTGAAACCGGCATTTTCGCTTTCAGTTGCAGCTCCGGGTATTGGCGTGGAGAGAACAAGAAGAGGGATTTCTGAAAAAGGTGATGTCGAAATTCTGATTGCTTTTGCAATTTCAAGACCGCTCAGTCCTGGCATGTCAGAGTCAAGTATGCAGATATCAAAAGGATCTGAAACTGAAGTCTCAAGCACAGGCAGGACTGAATCGCCCTTGCTGAGGCATGTTACTCTCATTTCAGCCTTGGAAAGCTGATTGCTGATGAGTTCAAGTAGCGTCTGGTTATCATCAACAACAAGGACTCTTCTGTCCTTGAGATTGAGCTGTATAGGTTTCGGATTGTGAATTTCTCTGACAGCTCCGACTCTTGATGAAAAATTGAAAACAGAGCCTATATTCGGTCCCTTTTCATACCAGACATGACCGTGCATCATTCCCGCTATTTTTCTGCATATTGAAAGACCAAGACCGGTACCTCCATACTTTCTTGTTGTTCCTGAACTGACCTGTCTGAATGGTTCAAATATGCCTTCAGCAAGATCATCCGGTATTCCAATGCCTGTGTCTGCTATTGTGGCAAAAAGCATGACATTGAATTCATCTTCGTTTACGGCTGAAAGGCGAAGTTCGATCTGGCCGTTTTCGGTGAATTTTGCGGCATTACCCATTATATTCAACAGAACCTGACGAAATCTGTGAGGGTCTCCGCATACCATAGAAGGGACAGTATCGTCTATGCAGCATATCAGTTCTATTGTTTTGCCGGTCAGTCTCGGCCTTATCATGTCACAGACATCGTAGCAAAGGAGCTCTGGGTCGAAATCGATATTTTCAAGCTCCATGAGGCCCGCATCCATTTTGGTGAAATCCAGTATGTCATTGATCAGCGAAAGAAGGGTTTCACCGCATTGTCTGATTATTCCGACATACTCATTCTGCTCAAGTGAAAGGCTTGTATCAAAAAGTATTTCCGTAAACCCGATTACACCGTTAAGTGGTGTCCTGATTTCATGACTCATATGTGCCAGAAATTCGCTTTTTGCTTCAGAGGCTTTCTGGGCTTTTTCAGCAAGCTGGCTTGCAAGGCCTAAAGCCTCTGTAAGCCTTGTGTTTGCTGCTTTAAGGTCAAGATAGGTTCTCTTTTCCCTGTCTATTCTCTCGATTCTGGCCCATAACTCCCTCATTTCAAAAGGTTTTGTGACATAGTCAGAAGCTCCTGCATTTATTATGTCTGTATATGCATAGTCTTCTGAGTAAGCTGTCATGATTATGAAAGAAATGTCAGGTCGGTCTGCAACCACCCTTTTCATGAGAGAGATGCCGTCCATATCAGGCATGACAATGTCTGATATTATGAGATCAAAATGCTGTTCCTCAAGTTTTTTCAGTGCCTCGCTTGCGTTATAAGCAATTTCGGCAAGATAATTCTTCCTTGAAAGAAAGCCCTCAATGACCTTGCACAAAGAGGTCTCATCATCAACTATAAGAATTTTTCTTATGTGGGATTCAGTCATTTAGAAATTCCGATGAAAGGCAAGGGTTTACAGCCAAACCTGTCCTGTTTGAAGAACAGGTCAGGCATTGGCCATATTTTAGCTTTAATAATACAACTAACTTTTTACACGTTCAACGTATTCTTTTGTACGCGTATCTATTTTAAGAATTTCTCCCTCTTCAACAAAAGGAGGAACCTGAACCTGGAATCCTGTTTCAAGAATTGCAGGCTTTGTGCTTCCTGTTGCAGTATCTCCCTTTGCCCAAGGATCTGATTTAACAACCTTGAGTTCCATGAAGTTAGGAAGAGTTACTCCTATTGGTTTGCCGTCAAAGAAGAGAACTGAGCATACTGTGTTGTCTTTGAGCAGATCAAGGGTGTCGCCCATCTGATCTTTTGAAACAAATTCCTGCTCAAAGGTTTGGGAATTCATGAAGCAATAGTTATCACCTTCAGCGTAAAGATATTCCATGTTTCTTTCTTCAAGGTTTGCTTCTTCGAATTTTTCACCTGAACGGTAGGTCTTATCGAACTGAACTCCGGTGATCATGTTTTTGAGACGGCATTTATATAATGCCTGACCCTTGCCAGGCTTGACGAATTCAAACTGGACAATAGCGAATGGGACCCCATCTATCTGTATTTTAAGGCCTTTTTTTAGATCTCCTGCTTCGTACATCTTTCTCTGTGCTCCTGTTTATCATTATATTCAAAAATTATTTGCTGTTGCATTTTATAGCAGCGCGTTTTGCTTCATTAACAAAAGCAGCCACCCTGTGTAAATCTTTTTTAAATCTCAATGGTTTTCCGTTGTTATCAACCGCATTGGTCAATGTGCAGCTGTCAACCCCATAAGGCCTGATATCCACTGCAAGATCATAAATATTTTCAGGTGAAAGGCCGCCTGCAAGTATTACTGGAATAACGCTTTTTTCAACAAGCTCCCTGGATTTTGAAGGAGAGCACAGTTTACCCGTTATCCCTACATATCCCGGGACTGGTTGAGCATCTGAATGATCGTCACCTGATCCGGAAATGAACGTGTCTGTGAGAAAAAAATCAGAGTATGGTTCGAATAAGTCGGCAATTTCAAGAAATGGAACTTCTGTGGCAGATCCATCTACAGGTATCGGTATTGACCTCATGATCTTTATTTCAGGAAATCTTTCCCTGACCTGTTCCTGAAGCTTAATGAATCTTGAACATGTTTTTTCAATATTATCAAATGGAAAAAGAGCCTCACAGAAATGGACAATATCAGGGCCGTAATATTCGAGCGTTGCAAATACAGCGTCAGGCTCTGAGAATAATGGAATGAGACTGCTTGTTGCTCCGAGGCTGCCAGCTGTTTTTACAGTGTCTTTTATTTCTGGAAATTTCCATGATGATGAAGACAAAATAACGCTTCCGATATTATTTACCCCAAGTTCAATAACTTTTTCGGCTTCCTGAGGAGTCTGTATTTCATAAATTTGAACAATCATTTTTTTCCATCTTTTCTTTAAATTATACTCATCAATGTCACAGGTTGAATATTTGAAATCATTCAGGCCTTTTAAATGGCAAGCCTGTTGTTGCATTCTTACTGGGAAATCCTTTTGAAAAAGGGTTTCCCATATCTTTCCCAAAATTTTTATGGTTTTTATTACGGGTTGAGAATATGTGTTTTTCAAGCAAAAGAAACCATAACCGAAAAGTTTTTGCCAAGCTTTTTACAAGAAGCGGCCATTGCTCTTTCATAAGAGTTCAAGTACCTTTACTGCCTGAAATAGCCTGACACCTTAGCTCACGTATCTTTGACGCTGATTTCTCTCCAAGATCCCTGAATTCTTCGGGCAGTTTTACTTTCAGGATTGTTTCCATATCTTTTTTGGCAATTACAAAATAATCGTTTTGCTTATCTGCTGCACTTAGTTTGAATACTTCTTCAAAGAGTTCATCTTTTAAAAGTGATGTAAGCATATCAACCCTAGTCCCGGGTCTCAGATCTCCATAAGTTCCGGCTTTCATGTGCCAGAGAGAAGCGGTCTTCCCTGCTTTTATAAATGCCTTGGGAAGTCTTAATCTCTGACCGATTCTTTCAGCAAGCTGTACCCCTGTTTTTTCATGGCCATAATGATGGGGCAAAATTTTTTCATCCGTAAGGGATTTGCCCAAATCATGGCAGAATCCCATCCATACAAGAAGCTTATCCCCTGCAAGCCTGTCCATGACATTATATGTATGCTCAAGTAAGGAACCATTATGATAGGGTTTAGGGCCAGCAGGTATTTGCGGAAAGTTTACAATTTCTTCCAGCCAGGGATTTAAACTGTCTGTTGAAAAGAGCAGTTTCAGGAACCTGGATGGCACAGGCGCGGCAAAGGCCTTAAGAACTTCCATTCCGACCCTCTCAGCTGTGATTGAGGAAAGTATTCCTTTTTCAGATGTTTTCTTCATTATTCCAGTAAGCTCATCAGAAATATAAAAATCAGGAAACTCTGCAGCGAATCGTGCTGCCCTGAAAACCCTTAAAGGGTCATCAAAAAAATTCTTTTGATTTACTGGTCTAAGGATCTTGTTCTTGATATCTTCAAATGATTGAGGGTGGGAAAAAATTCTGCCTTCATCATCTTCGGCAAGGGCATTTATTGTAAGATCCCTGGATCCGAGATCCTCTTCAATATTTTTTGAATGAGACAGGGTATATTCATTCCCATCAAGTATATAGACAGCTTTTTTTTTGCCAACTGGTCTGGCTGACGGGAATCCGGCCAGAAAGCACTTTTCATCTGTTCCAATGACAACATAATCCGTATCATGGATAGCTCTGTTCAAGAATCTGTCTCGGATGCTTCCTCCTACCTTATACAATTTCATCACTTATCTCTCAAATACTGAAGATATGAAGCAAGAAGAAGGTGAAGACGATCCCTTTGGCTTTGGTTCTGGTTCCGGCTGAGGAGTTGTATCCGGAACATATTTACGTATAAATGATTTTAATTCAGATACCCTTGCATAGACCCCGTAATATCCGGGTTTGGCACAACCTTCACCCCAGCTTGTAACACCTGCGAGCAGCCATTTTGAATTTTGATTTATAACAAGAGGCCCACCTGAATCTCCACTGCATGTATCTTTGCCACCGGTAAGGTATCCGGCGCACATCATGGTTCCTGTTATTTCTTCATAAAAAGCAGCATTACACTCTTCATTCGTCACTATCGGAAGATTTACCTGTTGCCTTTTGTGTGCCGCTGAAAAAGAATCATTTGGTCTTGTGTATCCCCAGCCTATCGCTGTTGCTGTTATTCCTGCCAGATCTCCTCCGTTTTCATATAAAGGTAGCGTTTCCGTATCTGTCGGAGTTTCAAGTTCAATAAGGGCAATGTCATTATTATAGGTCAGGGGGATATAATCAGGATGCATTATGATTCTTTTGACTTTGATTCTTTTGCCTTCATTTGATCTTAGGTCGTGGGCTCCAACAAGAACTTCAATGTCCTGGGGCAGAAGTTCTGCGGCAGATCCTTCTTTTATGCAGTGGGCGGCCGTTAAAACCCAGCTCTTGTCAATTACGGATGCTCCGCAGAACTGGGCGTCATAATTTGAAGGCCGTGCTGAAAAAAGAATCCCTGCCATCCATGGCCAATCGGTAGCGCTCGATTCTGTTCCGCCCACTATTTTGGGTATTGCTTTCCCATTTGAATCAAAGCTTTTAACTTCTTCTGACCATGCCTTTAAAACCGGCAAAAAAATCAGTATTAATAGAAAAACTGTGTACTGTCTGATTTTCATGGGGTTCCTTATGAGTTGAAAGAGAAATATTAAAAATATACCTTATCTTTTCTTAATTATTTGCTAAAGGATAAAAAGCATATAATTCTTCTTTGTTTTTGATTTTTCTGGTTTTATGGCTCGTTCGGAGGGTTCGTGGGATTACTTCAAAATAAGCTGATCGTAATTGGCGTATCAGGCGGAATTGCCGCATATAAAAGCGTTGAGATTCTAAGGCAGCTTCAGAAGGAAGGTGCTTCTGTAAGGGTTATAATGACCAGAAATGCTGCTGCATTTGTCGGCCCTTTAACCTTTGAGGCTCTTTCAGGCTATTCAGTATATATGGATGTGGTTGAAAAGGATGTCTCAGGGGAAATAAGACATATATCATGGGCTGACAAGGCCGATGCCGTAATAATTGCTCCTGCAACAGCAAACATGATTGGAAAAATTGCAAACGGTATTGCAGATGACGCTCTTTCCACATTTATCATGGCTGTAAGAACTCCTGTTTTGATATGCCCGGCCATGAATTCCAATATGTATGAAAGCAGGGCTGTTCAGAGAAACTTAGACTGTCTTGAGGCTGACGGATTTCATGTGCTCGAACCTGATTCAGGCGAACTTGCCTGCGGTGTGACTGGTCCTGGGAGACTCCCTGATCCGCCTTTCATTGTTGACAGGCTTAAAAAAGTACTGAGTCCTTCGGATTTAAAGGGTAAAAGGGTGCTTGTCTCAGCTGGGCCGACAATTGAGCCAATTGATCCTGTGAGATATATAAGCAATCATTCGTCCGGTAAAATGGGCTACGAGATAGCAAGGGCTGCGGAGTACAGAGGCGCGGAAGTTAAAATGGTAACTGGCAAAACATCTCTTCCTGTTCCTTTCAATGTATCTGCTGTAAATGTTTTAAGCGCCGCAGAAATGTATGAAGCCATGATCAGAAATATGGATGATGCGGATATAATAATAAAAGTGGCTGCTGTGGCTGATTACAGAGTCAAAGATGTTGCCGAGCATAAAATCAAGAAAACTTCTGATGATATGATCATAAAACTTGAAAAGAATCCTGATATTCTAAAGGCTATCGGAGAGAAAAAGAAAAATCAGTTTCTTGTGGGTTTTGCTGCTGAAACAAGGGATCTCAGGGAAAATGCCCTTGCAAAGCTTAAATCCAAGAATCTTGATATGATTGTTGGAAATGTTGTTTCTGAAGAAGGATCAGGATTTGGCTCGGATACGAACAGGGTGACGCTTTTTTATGCTGACGGGAATATTGATCATATGCCTGTAATGGGGAAAGATGCTGTGGCTAACGCGCTTATAGACAGGATTCTGGCCAGAATTATTTAGATACGTGCCTCAAATAGACATCTTATGGGAAAAAGTCCATGAATCCA
The DNA window shown above is from Desulforegula conservatrix Mb1Pa and carries:
- a CDS encoding HD domain-containing protein; translated protein: MKLYKVGGSIRDRFLNRAIHDTDYVVIGTDEKCFLAGFPSARPVGKKKAVYILDGNEYTLSHSKNIEEDLGSRDLTINALAEDDEGRIFSHPQSFEDIKNKILRPVNQKNFFDDPLRVFRAARFAAEFPDFYISDELTGIMKKTSEKGILSSITAERVGMEVLKAFAAPVPSRFLKLLFSTDSLNPWLEEIVNFPQIPAGPKPYHNGSLLEHTYNVMDRLAGDKLLVWMGFCHDLGKSLTDEKILPHHYGHEKTGVQLAERIGQRLRLPKAFIKAGKTASLWHMKAGTYGDLRPGTRVDMLTSLLKDELFEEVFKLSAADKQNDYFVIAKKDMETILKVKLPEEFRDLGEKSASKIRELRCQAISGSKGT
- the mpl gene encoding UDP-N-acetylmuramate:L-alanyl-gamma-D-glutamyl-meso-diaminopimelate ligase, translating into MLDPVKNQIPSDSKTIHFTAVCGTAMGALAGMLKDMGYSITGSDQDVYPPMSVFLEQKGIRVSSPFDEKNLDHEPDLVVVGNAISRTNPEAKAVLEKKLNYCSMPQAVNALASKNKKQLVIAGTHGKTTTSSLLAWVLMQAGLDPSYIIGGIMKGIESNYRIGDGEFIVIEGDEYDTAFFDKGPKFLHYKPYRAILTGVEFDHADIYRDLDHVKTSFRAFAGIMPENSIFYSGDMYPETEDVLATVSCNLSNYGFSENSAWQARDIIINPPFTDFSAFRDGKLYSRFSLNMMGYHNVYNALSVIAVAESLGIDADSISGGLKTFPGVKRRQEIRGVKNGITVMDDFAHHPSAVKETLRAVQPFFIPGRVIAVFEPRTNTSMRKVFQDIYPDVFGDADAVLIRKPSKLEKVPEAERFSSEKMVADLIERGKNAHHFDDTDSILGFLKDYAVSGDLIIVMSNGGFDNIHERLLELL
- a CDS encoding serine protease; this translates as MKIRQYTVFLLILIFLPVLKAWSEEVKSFDSNGKAIPKIVGGTESSATDWPWMAGILFSARPSNYDAQFCGASVIDKSWVLTAAHCIKEGSAAELLPQDIEVLVGAHDLRSNEGKRIKVKRIIMHPDYIPLTYNNDIALIELETPTDTETLPLYENGGDLAGITATAIGWGYTRPNDSFSAAHKRQQVNLPIVTNEECNAAFYEEITGTMMCAGYLTGGKDTCSGDSGGPLVINQNSKWLLAGVTSWGEGCAKPGYYGVYARVSELKSFIRKYVPDTTPQPEPEPKPKGSSSPSSCFISSVFER
- the hemL gene encoding glutamate-1-semialdehyde 2,1-aminomutase, whose translation is MKTDVSRILFDKARNLIPGGVNSPVRACRSVGADPLFISKASGSRIFDADGNSYIDYVGSWGPMILGHNHPEVVDAIRNALENGTSFGAPCEFEVELASLVSEIVPSLEMVRMVNSGTEATMSAIRLARAYTGRERVIKFDGCYHGHADSFLVEAGSGVATLNISGTPGVPKCLSELTMSVSYNDSESIQKLMETVGKEVACIIVEPVAGNMGLVKPLPGFLEFLRKITEEYGALLIFDEVMTGFRVALGGAQQRYNIKPDLSCFGKIIGGGLPVGAYGGRRDIMGMIAPVGSVYQAGTLSGNPLAMAAGVATLKQIKSPGFYEKLEKTTSSLVDGLKAVAKDAGIPVFADYVGSMFGMFFTEGPVNSFADAKKSDTDLFSRFYREMRDSGIYLAPSQFEAGFVSSAHTEEDIKLTVETAKKVLARII
- a CDS encoding beta/alpha barrel domain-containing protein, giving the protein MIVQIYEIQTPQEAEKVIELGVNNIGSVILSSSSWKFPEIKDTVKTAGSLGATSSLIPLFSEPDAVFATLEYYGPDIVHFCEALFPFDNIEKTCSRFIKLQEQVRERFPEIKIMRSIPIPVDGSATEVPFLEIADLFEPYSDFFLTDTFISGSGDDHSDAQPVPGYVGITGKLCSPSKSRELVEKSVIPVILAGGLSPENIYDLAVDIRPYGVDSCTLTNAVDNNGKPLRFKKDLHRVAAFVNEAKRAAIKCNSK
- the efp gene encoding elongation factor P, whose translation is MYEAGDLKKGLKIQIDGVPFAIVQFEFVKPGKGQALYKCRLKNMITGVQFDKTYRSGEKFEEANLEERNMEYLYAEGDNYCFMNSQTFEQEFVSKDQMGDTLDLLKDNTVCSVLFFDGKPIGVTLPNFMELKVVKSDPWAKGDTATGSTKPAILETGFQVQVPPFVEEGEILKIDTRTKEYVERVKS
- a CDS encoding response regulator, with product MTESHIRKILIVDDETSLCKVIEGFLSRKNYLAEIAYNASEALKKLEEQHFDLIISDIVMPDMDGISLMKRVVADRPDISFIIMTAYSEDYAYTDIINAGASDYVTKPFEMRELWARIERIDREKRTYLDLKAANTRLTEALGLASQLAEKAQKASEAKSEFLAHMSHEIRTPLNGVIGFTEILFDTSLSLEQNEYVGIIRQCGETLLSLINDILDFTKMDAGLMELENIDFDPELLCYDVCDMIRPRLTGKTIELICCIDDTVPSMVCGDPHRFRQVLLNIMGNAAKFTENGQIELRLSAVNEDEFNVMLFATIADTGIGIPDDLAEGIFEPFRQVSSGTTRKYGGTGLGLSICRKIAGMMHGHVWYEKGPNIGSVFNFSSRVGAVREIHNPKPIQLNLKDRRVLVVDDNQTLLELISNQLSKAEMRVTCLSKGDSVLPVLETSVSDPFDICILDSDMPGLSGLEIAKAIRISTSPFSEIPLLVLSTPIPGAATESENAGFNGFLTKPVKKTNLLQMLSKLISQSNGDDESTKIIAKNKILTRHSISEDIKRNITVLLGEDNPVNRRLTSTVLQKAGYHVISAGDGKTLFEIYTSNPSEFDIILMDFKMPVMNGIESVKSIRFWEKTISSMGNGLTVKLVPIIMLTASIMKEDETACYDAGANDYLIKPVKREKLYEMIKKWVIDRR
- the coaBC gene encoding bifunctional phosphopantothenoylcysteine decarboxylase/phosphopantothenate--cysteine ligase CoaBC; the encoded protein is MGLLQNKLIVIGVSGGIAAYKSVEILRQLQKEGASVRVIMTRNAAAFVGPLTFEALSGYSVYMDVVEKDVSGEIRHISWADKADAVIIAPATANMIGKIANGIADDALSTFIMAVRTPVLICPAMNSNMYESRAVQRNLDCLEADGFHVLEPDSGELACGVTGPGRLPDPPFIVDRLKKVLSPSDLKGKRVLVSAGPTIEPIDPVRYISNHSSGKMGYEIARAAEYRGAEVKMVTGKTSLPVPFNVSAVNVLSAAEMYEAMIRNMDDADIIIKVAAVADYRVKDVAEHKIKKTSDDMIIKLEKNPDILKAIGEKKKNQFLVGFAAETRDLRENALAKLKSKNLDMIVGNVVSEEGSGFGSDTNRVTLFYADGNIDHMPVMGKDAVANALIDRILARII